A single genomic interval of Salinarchaeum sp. IM2453 harbors:
- a CDS encoding ATP-dependent DNA helicase translates to MNVASVSNLPAGAVDLFEREGITELYPPQAEAVEAGVTTGENLVASVPTASGKTFIAQLAMLSAIERGGKALYIVPLRALASEKAEEFQEFESLGITIGVATGNYEDRGEWLAQKDIIVATSEKVDSLIRNDAPWIDDLSCVVSDEVHLIDDPERGPTLEVTLAKLRRLNPAVQSVALSATIDNAEAIAEWLDAALIDTDWRPIELRSGVHYGDALHYDTGDTEKLSVQPNENPTAAIVRDTLQDDGSALVFVNSRRNAETAADRLGETVSSELSVEEQNELSELADEIRSVSDTETSSDLADCVARGTAFHHAGLTSEHRSLIEDAFRDRLIRTVSATPTLAAGVNTPSRRVIIRDWRRYDGSIGGMKPLPVLEVHQMMGRAGRPGRDPYGEAFLLAKNHDELDELFDRYISADPEPVDSKLAAEPALRTHVLSTIASGFVTTRSGLFSFLSETFYASQYADEEHLKSIIQRVLRYLTDNGFLTQSEESLSATSLGHTVSRLYLDPMSAAEIIAGLRSAGSGSISALGLYHLVTRTPDMYELYLRSGDREKYTEIHYQRETELLGPAPSEFDESAFESWLSALKTARMLEDWASELDEDDITERYGIGPGDIRSKVDTTEWLLGAAEELAAELDLSLTTSIRRARRRVEHGVRDELLELVNIRDIGRKRARKLYQAGIETPEDLRTANKATILSALDGREKTTEKILENADRDDPSVDDVQPDDANPADHTMSPELSDTTDNNSTSTKSDDQSHLGDFS, encoded by the coding sequence ATGAACGTTGCATCGGTGTCGAACCTTCCTGCTGGTGCTGTTGATCTCTTTGAGCGTGAGGGTATTACAGAGTTGTACCCGCCACAGGCTGAAGCAGTTGAAGCTGGTGTCACTACTGGTGAGAATCTTGTTGCAAGTGTCCCCACAGCCAGCGGTAAGACATTTATTGCACAACTGGCTATGCTATCCGCGATTGAACGCGGAGGAAAAGCGCTCTATATCGTTCCGCTGCGTGCCCTTGCGAGTGAAAAGGCTGAAGAGTTTCAAGAATTTGAATCGCTTGGGATTACTATTGGAGTGGCAACTGGAAACTATGAAGATCGGGGTGAATGGCTTGCCCAGAAAGATATCATTGTAGCGACAAGCGAAAAAGTCGACTCCTTAATTCGTAATGATGCTCCGTGGATTGATGATCTCTCCTGCGTGGTCTCCGATGAGGTCCACCTTATCGATGACCCAGAACGCGGACCAACACTTGAGGTTACGCTTGCTAAGCTCCGTCGACTTAACCCCGCTGTCCAGAGTGTTGCCCTATCAGCGACCATTGATAACGCTGAAGCTATTGCTGAATGGCTTGATGCTGCGCTTATTGATACGGATTGGCGTCCTATTGAACTCCGCTCAGGAGTCCACTATGGCGATGCACTACACTATGATACTGGTGACACAGAGAAACTTTCAGTTCAGCCTAACGAGAACCCAACTGCAGCAATCGTTCGTGACACTCTCCAAGATGATGGTTCAGCATTAGTTTTCGTAAACTCCCGTCGTAATGCTGAGACTGCTGCTGATCGGCTCGGTGAGACCGTTTCTTCTGAGCTGTCTGTAGAGGAGCAAAATGAGCTTTCTGAATTGGCTGATGAAATACGCAGTGTCAGTGATACTGAGACGAGCAGTGACCTTGCGGATTGTGTTGCCCGCGGTACCGCGTTTCACCATGCAGGATTAACTTCTGAGCATCGATCATTAATCGAAGATGCATTTCGAGATCGGCTTATCAGGACGGTCTCTGCCACGCCGACCTTGGCTGCTGGCGTCAATACGCCCAGCCGACGTGTTATTATCCGTGACTGGCGTCGATACGATGGATCTATTGGCGGAATGAAGCCTCTTCCTGTTCTTGAAGTGCATCAAATGATGGGCCGAGCTGGTAGACCCGGACGCGACCCATACGGTGAGGCGTTTTTATTAGCAAAAAATCATGATGAGTTAGATGAGCTCTTTGACCGATATATTAGCGCTGATCCGGAACCAGTCGACTCAAAACTGGCTGCTGAACCAGCACTCAGAACGCACGTGCTTTCTACTATCGCCTCTGGATTTGTTACAACCCGCAGTGGACTGTTCTCTTTTCTCTCTGAGACTTTCTACGCTAGTCAGTACGCCGATGAGGAACATCTCAAATCTATTATTCAGCGTGTCCTCCGATATCTCACTGACAACGGCTTTCTTACCCAATCAGAAGAATCGTTATCGGCAACTAGTCTCGGTCATACCGTCTCTCGGCTTTACTTAGATCCGATGAGTGCAGCTGAGATCATTGCTGGCCTTCGCTCCGCAGGATCTGGCTCGATCTCAGCACTTGGACTGTATCATCTTGTTACCCGAACCCCAGATATGTATGAATTATATCTTCGATCTGGTGATCGAGAGAAATACACTGAAATTCATTACCAGCGCGAGACAGAACTTTTGGGACCTGCTCCAAGCGAATTTGACGAATCTGCATTTGAGAGCTGGCTTTCTGCCCTAAAGACTGCAAGAATGCTTGAGGACTGGGCCTCCGAACTTGATGAAGACGATATTACGGAACGATATGGCATTGGCCCTGGTGATATTCGGTCCAAAGTTGATACCACGGAATGGCTACTGGGTGCAGCTGAAGAACTTGCCGCAGAGCTTGATCTTTCTTTAACAACAAGTATTCGCCGCGCTCGTCGTAGAGTGGAACACGGCGTCCGTGATGAACTCCTTGAGCTGGTTAATATTCGCGATATTGGTCGGAAACGGGCAAGAAAGCTCTATCAAGCCGGTATTGAAACACCAGAAGACCTTCGAACAGCAAATAAAGCGACTATTCTGAGTGCCCTTGACGGCAGGGAGAAGACGACTGAAAAAATCCTTGAAAATGCCGACCGAGACGATCCTTCGGTGGACGATGTACAACCTGACGATGCAAATCCCGCTGACCATACTATGTCGCCTGAGTTATCTGATACGACTGACAAT